The Chitinophaga niabensis genome segment CGGCGCTTACAATCCATTGCTTGGAAAAGGCTTTGGTGAAATAGCCGCTGAAAGCCGCTCCCAGCACAAGAGCCAGGGATTCGGCGTACCTTCTTCCAGGGGTACTTCCTTAGAATATTTTGAAACCATCAAGGGCGACAAACCCAAAACCAGCCTGATGGAAGGTGTTAAAACTGACTGGCTGCGGTTAAACGAAACCGGCATCCAGGAACTGGTGGCAAACACTACCAAAAGCTACAACCCGGAAGACCCATCTGCTTCTATCCCGCAACTGATACAGATCCGTAAAAAGATCCAGGCATTACCGGATGGATATTGGAAAACATTAAAACTGAAAGAAACAGATAAACTGATCCTGGCCTGCGCAGGTTTCTGGGCAGAGGCTTTCAGTACCTCAGCAGAAGTAGTGCCCGGAGAAACAATGGGCAGCAACCTGCAACTGATCAACCGCAGTAATGCAGCCGTAACACTGGAAAAGATCAGGATCAATGGAAAGGATACCGTGCTGCAGCAAGCCCTGGCATTTAATAAGTTCACCACCTTCCAGAAAACGTTAACAGTCCCCGCAGCAACAAATATCTCACAACCATACTGGTTACAGGAACCGCATCCCATCGGCACTTACATGATCAAAGACCCGATGATGATAGGTTACCCTGAAAATATTCCTTCCCTCAGCGCCATTTTCTATTTAAAGATTGAAGGTGAAGTGATCGCCGTGGAAAGACCTTTCATCTATAAATACACCGATCCCGTAAAAGGAGAGATCTACCGCCCGCTGGTAATTGCGCCACCCGTGATCGCATCACTCAGCAACCAGGTATTTGTATTTACCAAAGCAGAACCACAGGCTGTTCCGGTGAAGGTCCATTCCATGAAGAACAATGTAAGCGGCAACGTGAGCCTGCAATTGCCCGCAGGGTTCAAAGCAGACAAAACGTCCATTCCCTACAACCTTTCAGGAAAAGGAGATGAAACAGAAGTAGTATTCCACGTGTCGCCTGTAAAAGTGAATGGCCAGAACATTGTAGATACCATGACGGTAGCAGTGTCCACTAACGGCCAGGAGTACACGTACAGCATGACCATCATCGAATACGATCATATCCCTTCCATCACCATCTTTCCCGCAGCCAGCGCAAGGCTTGTAACAGTGAACCTGAAATACAATGGCCGCAAGCTCGGTTACATTCCGGGAGCAGGAGATAAGGTGGCAGAATCACTGCGCCAGGTAGGATATGAAGTAAGCCTGCTCGGAGAGAAAGAGATCATGCAGGGAGACCTTGCTCAATTCGATGCCATCATCACCGGCGTACGAGCTTACAATACACAGGACCGCCTCCGTTACTGGCAACCCCGCTTGCTGGATTACGTAAAGAATGGCGGCACACTGCTCATCCAATACAACGTAAGCGGCAACCTGGCCACAGATCAACTGGGCCCTTTCCCGTTCAGCCTTTCGCGGGACAGAACAACCAACGAGGCAGCCCCCGTAAAGTTCCTCCTGCCACAGGATAAAGTATTCACCTATCCTAACGAGATCGGGCAACGTGATTTTGATGGATGGGTGCAGGAGCGTGGATTGTATTTCCCTGCTAATGTGAACAGTGAATACCTGAAACCATTTGAAATGAATGATCCCGGCGAACGCTCACTGGATGGATCAACTATTATAGCCAACTACGGTAAAGGCAAATACGTATATACCGGCTTAGCCTTCTTCCGTCAATTGCCTGCCGGCGTTCCCGGTGCATACCGTTTATTCGTGAACATGATATCGAAATAGTTATGAGTAGCAAACAGGATTTCACCCGCTTTAGACTGTCCGCCCTTTTTTGCATAGGCTTAGGACTGCTGTTAGGTTTTTTGATGAAACGCGTACACATCGGATTACTGATCGGCCTGGCATTAGGATTGCTCAGCGGGGCTTTTTTATCTAAAAGAAATTGATCATGACTGAACCAAACGAGAAACCACCTTTATTTCCACGCTGGTCCACCTGGTATTTGCTGGTGGCAGTCTGGCTTGTTTCACTGATCATTTTATTCTACGTGTTCACCAAAACATATTCATGAGTTTTCAGGACTGGATCGTACTAATTTTCACGTTAACTGCTATTATCCTGTACGGGGTTTGGAAAAGCCGCGGGCAAAGGGATATGGACAGCTACTTCCTGGGAAACCGCACCATGCCCTGGTATATTGTGCTGCTGTCCATCATCGGCACACAGGCCAGTGCTATCACTTTCCTTTCTGCACCCGGGCAGGCTTATGCTGACGGGATGCGCTTCGTGCAATATTACTTTGGGCTGCCGCTGGCCATGATCGTGATCTGTATTGTATTCGTTCCTATCTTTCACAGGCTGAAAGTATTTACCGCATACGAATTCCTGGAACAGCGTTTTGATCTGAAAACACGTACCCTCACTTCTTTCCTGTTCCTCGTACAACGCGGGCTATCTACCGGTATCAGCATTTATGCACCTTCTATTATCCTTTCCTCCTTACTCGGCTGGAATATCTATTATACCAATATCGTAATGGGCGGCATGCTCATTATCTATACAATGTACGGCGGTACCAAAGCAGTGTCCTACACCCAATCCCTGCAAATGGTGATCATCTTCACGGGCATGTTCCTGGCTGGCTGGATGGTGGTGAAACTATTACCGGAGAACATCGGTTTTTCCGAAGCATTACATGTATCCGGTAAGATGGGGAAGCTCAATGTAATTGTGACCGACTTCAACCTGAAAGACCGGTATAACATCTGGAGTGGTGTAATAGGAGGGTTCTTCCTGGCACTCTCTTATTTTGGAACAGACCAAAGCCAGGTGGGCCGTTACCTCACTGCCAAAACCTTAACAGAAAGCCGCGTGAGCCTGCTCATGAATGGCCTCGTGAAAGTACCCATGCAATTCCTCATCATGCTGATAGGTGCATTGGTCTTTGTTTTCTATCTCTATTTCAGAGCGCCTATCACTTTCAACAAAGGAGAGCTGGACAGGGTGCACAATACAAAATATGCCCCTTTAATGGCTGAGCAGGAAGCGAGATACGATTCCCTGTTCAATGTAAAACAGGCGCATGTTAAAGCCCTGGCGGCTGCGATGGAAAAGAAGGATGAACCGGAAATAAGGACCGTACAGGTGTTGTTGAAAGACGCAGATACCTTATCCATGAAAACAAGGGATTCCGCCCGGAAGATCATCCGTACGGCACTTCCCGGTGCAGAAGGGAACGATACCAATTACATCTTCCTGCATTTCGTGGTGAACAATCTCCCTAAAGGATTAGTGGGTTTACTGATCGCTATCATTTTCCTGGCTTCCTGGGGAAGTATTGCAGCAGCTATCAATTCACTGGCTTCCACTTCCATGGTGGATATCTATAAACGGATGATCAACCCGGCCTGCACAGATGAAGAGAACCTGCGCATGTCCAAATACGTAACGCTGGGCTGGGGAATATTCTGCATAGCCGTAGCACAGTTCGCTACCAACCTGGGCAGTTTAATAGAAGCTGTAAATATCCTGGGTTCCCTGTTCTATGGTACTATCCTGGGGATCTTTGTAGTGGCCTTTATGATGAAAAAGATCAGGGGGAACGCAGCTTTCTGGGGAGCCGTGATAGCGGAAATAGGCGTGGTGGCCATCTGGTTGATGGATGTGATCTCTTTCCTTTGGCTGAACGTGATAGGATGTGTGTTTGTAATGCTCTTTGCCTGGTTGTGGCAATTGATTGCACCACAAAAAAAGAGGCTGATCGCAGACCAGCCCCTGTAATAAATTGAAATTATAAAACCGCTTTCTCATTCCATGCAATATAATCAGCCCAGCTGCTTTTAATTGCAGGATGCAGATCACAAACCAGCGATCAGCTTCTCATTCAACGCAACATAATCAGCATTGTTAGCTGCTTTTGCCAGTTCAATAGACTGCTGTGCAGTAGCTTTTGCACCGGCTTTATCACCCAGTCTTGCCTGGATCTTTGCTTTCAGGTGAAATACCCAGAAAGCTTTTGCATCTTCCTTCGTAGCCATATCAGCCCAGGTCAGTGCCTGCTTCAGGTCTTTACCTGATTCATAATAATACATGGCAGCGCTGAAATAAGGTTTCTTCTCGGCGGTTTTCATGGCATTATCGATCTGTGCCATTACTTTGCCATCAATGTCTGCCGTGATCTCAATGGGTACCATGGTCTTTTCCCAAAGCAGCATCATCGTCATGGCAGTTGGACGAACATTCTCAAAAGAGATCATGAACGATTCTACATTAAAAGGCAGATCATGTGATTCCGTCTGGAAACGCAGCACATCCTCTTCTTTTTTGTAGCCATCAACGCCCCAGTTCTTCAGGCCTTTGTTAAGTACAATTTCCCAGCCATTCCTGGAAGGAACCGTATATAGTGCATACTCGCCTGCAGCTACCGGTTGTCCGTTCAGTTTAACATCTTCGCCAAAAGTGATCTTGGTAGCGTTGTTAGCGCCGGTACGCCATAATTTGTCGTACGGCACCAGGTCGCCCATTACGGTACGGCCTTTAGCCAGCGGGCGGGAATAAGTAACTTCCACAGCAGACAGCGCAAATTGTTGTTTGATGGTTTGAGTAGGACTTGGCGCCGGCATTTTTATACCCTGGGCCATAGAAGCAGACGCCGCTACCAGGCATACTGCTACAGCAGATAGAAATTGTTTCATAGTGTGTTATTTGGTGGTAAGAATTCTCCGCGAAAATAGGAAAGAAAACAACACAGCTGAACTATTCTATTAATCCATTACGGAATGCATACAATACCAGGCCTACTGTATTCTTTACGTTAAGTTTTTCCAGCAGTTTCTGGCGAAGGCCTTCCACCGTACGTGGGCTCAGGAAGATCTTCTCGGATATTTCCTGTGTGGTGAACTCATTGCAAATGAGCTTCAGTACTTCCAGCTCCCGGTCGCTGAGCTGTACCTCGTTCTTGAAAGTAGGTTTGAATTGCTGCTTGTTCTTGTGAAGTACTTTTTTAAGCAGCGCCAGGTTTACGTTCTCATTGAAGTAAAACCCTTTATCGAAAGTAGTGCAGATAGCTTCGTAGATCTCTTCCGGTTCACTGTTCTTGAGCAGATAGGCATTGGCGCCATTCTCTACCAGGTGTACGATAAAATTATCGTCCTCATACATGGTGAGGATGATCACCTTTACATGGGGATACTTTTCCCTTACTTTGATCGTGGCCTGGATGCCATCCATTTTAGGCATCTTCAGGTCCATCAGAATTACATCAGGCTGTTGCTGCTGCATGATCTCCAGCAGGTGTTCTCCGTCTTCCGCTTCAAATACCACGCTGATATTCTCATAGGGCGTGAGCGTATTGATCACACCACTACGAAATATTTTATGGTCGTCCGCAATAGCGACTTTGATAGGCGGTTGCATAAAGAGTATAAGTTTAACTGACTAAAACAGGCTGATAGTTATCCACCCTGATCTCGGCAATAGTGCCTTTGGGTGAATTATTTGCAAAATTGATATTTCCCCCGATAATATTCAAGCGACTTTCAATATTTTTCAGACCTAAATGTCCTGTTTTTTTGCTGAATTCCGCGAGGTCCGCTACTAATTTGCCGTTTCCGTCATCAACAACGCGAACGGTGAGCAGGTTGGGAGAGCTTTCGTAAGTGATCTGAACATGATGCGCCTCTGCATGTTTGAGGATATTATTGATCAGTTCCTGCACAACCCTGTACACATTCAGGGCTTTTTCCCGGTCTACGGGGTAAGTTGTACCGTCCGTACTGAAAGCGATCAGGATCTGTTTATTCTTGTTCATCAGGCTGGAGAAAGAATCCAGCGCATGACTAAGGCCAAAATTTTCGAGGGTAGTAGGGTGGAGGCTTTGGGAGATGAAGCGCAGTTGTTGTATGATGGTATCTGTAAATTCCTTGGTTTCCTTGATCCGTTCTACTTCTCCATTGCTGGCCAGCTGCTGAAGATGGTTCAGGTTGAGCTTCAGAACAGATAACTGCGCGCCCACTTCATCGTGAAGGTCTTCCGCTATCCGTTTACGCTCAATTTCCTGCCCCTGTAATACGGCAACAAGCCTTTCTTTCTGGAGTTGAAGGTCCTTATCCTTCAGCTTCAGTTTATACTGAACTACCTGCTTTTGCTGTAATACAACCATTACCACAACAAAAATACCAAGGCTCAGCATAACAATGGTGCCTATCAATATTAATTGCAGCGTGTTCATCTTCTGACTCCTTTAACTTTTAAGAGTCCAATATAGAAAAGAATTGCCTGAATTACACCTCCCGTCCATGTTAAAGACGCTGTGATCCTGAAAATAGAGAGCAGTTTATCGTCAGGCGTGCCGCCCCGCTGAAGAAAATTAAAACAGAGGTCGAGGGGGAAAGAACAGCATAAACTCACAAAAAGACCGGCATTGAACCAGAAAGCAGGAAGCGTATTAATATAGATGGATTGTTCTATCAGGCTTTCGTCCCTCATCAGCTGAAGGAAGAATATAACGCCGTAAATGATCAGCACAAAAGTTCTGAAAGAGATAAAAATGGAGTTGAAAAGCAGGGGGCCTTCCAGGAAAGTGAAGTCTACCGCAAAAAGAGCAACGGCAGCCGCCAGCATTACCTGTAATATCTTTTTGGCTTTGGGATGTTTTAGAACATGGATGTAGAACAGCGTTAAAATGAAGAACTGCACCAGGAACATCACCGCAGTAAAAGCCATGTTGTTATGGTAGATCCTCGCGATAATATCAGCAACCACACCTGTAAAGGCATTGGAGATAGCATAGGCAAAGATCACCCGCTGCTCCTTGTTGAGGAGCCGGTAATGTAAAAAGAAGGGGATCAGAAGTAGTACTTCGATCCCCACCATGAAATAAAAAATATAATGATGAAGATGCATCTAGTTATTTATCCGTTATCGTCTTCTTTATCTGAATTCAGGGGATTGGACTTGGGGCAATCAAAAGGACAATAAGTATCGGTAGCCAGGATGTCATCCGCAGGCTGATCCTTAGCGAATTGATTTTCGGCAGAAGGCAGGATGTCGTTACCGTCAGCATCTACTGCTACCAGCACAAATTTCTTATCGCGTTTGCCATCCCCATCAATGTCCAGTCCATAATAGATACGGAGACCGGTGGCTTTGTCCTTGTTTAATAATTCATTGATCTTGTTCAGACCAAAAAAACCTGCTAGAAGCGGATCTTTGTGTTTTTTACGATCTACCTGATCGATCCGGTAAGCTTGTGTTAGCTTGGCGCCTTTTATCAGGGAAATAAACTTCCCGGCGTCTTTGTTAAAATTAGACATGCGTGTCAATTTAAGCTGTGAAAAAAAGTTATCGGCATTAAAATTATTACAAATTCTCATTTATCATACTTCCCTGGTTACAACGGAACGCGCCCAAAAGGGCATTGAAAATCAATCGGAATCTTTACTGCTGCGGTTCTTCACTGCTGGTCAGCTACCCAATGGGTAGCCTGAATGCGTGGTTTCCCCCTCAAAATGCGTATTTCTACGCATTCCGTATTTATAGGGTCTTAACGCTTGACTGCAATACTATTCTTTTCAAACTTTGTAGCGTGAAAAGGGCAAAAAGGAGGGTTGTTGAAACCGTGTTAATTCCAAAAATTTTACACGCACTCGGGCCTTTCTACCAATGTTTGTTTCGTTAGTATGCAGAGGGTCGGCTGGTTACCCTGAAACCAGCAAACGAAAACTGGTTACCCCCAAAATTGAAGAACCAAAATGTCGTCGCTATGAGTTATCTATTAATTGGAAACATCTCTGCGTTGATCAGTGAAGAATGTATTGAACCCTTAGCAAACGCGCGGATCCGGATCTATTTACCGGTTGCTGAATACAACAGTGAAGACCTGGCGCGCGGCATTTTTAAAGATCTCCGGCAGCTGTCTGAAAGGGATGTGCAAGCCAAAGCAGAACGCCTGTTGGCCGAATCGAAACTGGATGAAAGAGGAAATTTCAGCCTTGGCTGGGAAGACCTTCACCTGTTCACCGAACCGCTGGAAATGGATATTTGTCTTAACAGCGTACCCGGCAAACAGAGCAGCGGCCAACAGGACTGGATCCAGTACCACCTGAGCACCTTTGTGCCGCACTGGAAAAGATCTAAAGAGAAGTACCTCGCAGCCTTCGCCTACGTGGTACCTTCTGACATGTGGAGCAGGATCCGCGAAGATTTTGGAGCCTGGGTGATCACTGGAATGGTGAAACACAACGAGACCTACGAAGGGCTCGGTACTTATAGAGTCGAAGCTTATAACGCACACAACGATAAATTGCTGGGCTGGTGCCTGAGCAATGAATGTGGCAGGTATAAACTGAACTTTTCAAGAAAGGACATTAGTGGCAGCAGGTTGCTGTATATTATAAAGGACGATAAAACAGGTTATAACCAGGGACCTGATGTTTATTTTAAGGTGTATGACCAGAACCAGCTGATCTGGAGTGAAAGTAAAGATATGGCCTTACAGCCTGAGCGGCGGCATATACCACCTTGTACAAAATTGAATCTTTTCATTAAACCTCCGGGAAGTGAAAAGAAAGCAGCAAGGCTTACCGGTTGGTTCAATGATTTTATCAGTAATACCAAAACAAAAAGTCATTATAAAGACCTCTACGTCATGTAGGTCTTCGCCCAATGTTGGAAGCCCCAATATCTACAAAACAGCTACCTACCCTCAGCCAAGCCTCCAACGGTAGCTGTTTTTTTCTTCCCTATAGCTTAAGACATTAAAAACCTGGATGGTAATGCTGGAGCGTGTCGCGGAGGTACTGCCTGTCTAAATGCGTGTAGATCTCGGTAGTAGTGATGCTTTCATGCCCCAGCATCGCCTGTACCGCCCTCAGATCAGCCCCGTTTTCTACAAGATGTGTGGCAAATGAATGGCGGAAGGTATGTGGCGAGATGGTTTTATGAATATCTGCCCGGGCGGCCAGTTCCTTTATAATAAGGAAGATCATCACCCGGCTGAGCGCACTGCCCCTCCGGTTCAGGAAAAGGATATCTTCCTGGCCCTTTTTAGGCAGCATCCCTTTTCTCGTTTCATTATAATATAACCGGATATACTTAATGGCAGATTCCCCGATCGGTATCAGCCGCTCTTTATCACCCTTTCCTATTACCCGGATATACTCCTCTTCAAAATGAAGTTGAGAGATCTTCAGAGACACCACCTCACTGACCCGTAATCCACAACTGTACAT includes the following:
- a CDS encoding DUF2911 domain-containing protein — translated: MKQFLSAVAVCLVAASASMAQGIKMPAPSPTQTIKQQFALSAVEVTYSRPLAKGRTVMGDLVPYDKLWRTGANNATKITFGEDVKLNGQPVAAGEYALYTVPSRNGWEIVLNKGLKNWGVDGYKKEEDVLRFQTESHDLPFNVESFMISFENVRPTAMTMMLLWEKTMVPIEITADIDGKVMAQIDNAMKTAEKKPYFSAAMYYYESGKDLKQALTWADMATKEDAKAFWVFHLKAKIQARLGDKAGAKATAQQSIELAKAANNADYVALNEKLIAGL
- a CDS encoding sensor histidine kinase — translated: MNTLQLILIGTIVMLSLGIFVVVMVVLQQKQVVQYKLKLKDKDLQLQKERLVAVLQGQEIERKRIAEDLHDEVGAQLSVLKLNLNHLQQLASNGEVERIKETKEFTDTIIQQLRFISQSLHPTTLENFGLSHALDSFSSLMNKNKQILIAFSTDGTTYPVDREKALNVYRVVQELINNILKHAEAHHVQITYESSPNLLTVRVVDDGNGKLVADLAEFSKKTGHLGLKNIESRLNIIGGNINFANNSPKGTIAEIRVDNYQPVLVS
- a CDS encoding SAM domain-containing protein; this encodes MSYLLIGNISALISEECIEPLANARIRIYLPVAEYNSEDLARGIFKDLRQLSERDVQAKAERLLAESKLDERGNFSLGWEDLHLFTEPLEMDICLNSVPGKQSSGQQDWIQYHLSTFVPHWKRSKEKYLAAFAYVVPSDMWSRIREDFGAWVITGMVKHNETYEGLGTYRVEAYNAHNDKLLGWCLSNECGRYKLNFSRKDISGSRLLYIIKDDKTGYNQGPDVYFKVYDQNQLIWSESKDMALQPERRHIPPCTKLNLFIKPPGSEKKAARLTGWFNDFISNTKTKSHYKDLYVM
- a CDS encoding sodium:solute symporter, giving the protein MSFQDWIVLIFTLTAIILYGVWKSRGQRDMDSYFLGNRTMPWYIVLLSIIGTQASAITFLSAPGQAYADGMRFVQYYFGLPLAMIVICIVFVPIFHRLKVFTAYEFLEQRFDLKTRTLTSFLFLVQRGLSTGISIYAPSIILSSLLGWNIYYTNIVMGGMLIIYTMYGGTKAVSYTQSLQMVIIFTGMFLAGWMVVKLLPENIGFSEALHVSGKMGKLNVIVTDFNLKDRYNIWSGVIGGFFLALSYFGTDQSQVGRYLTAKTLTESRVSLLMNGLVKVPMQFLIMLIGALVFVFYLYFRAPITFNKGELDRVHNTKYAPLMAEQEARYDSLFNVKQAHVKALAAAMEKKDEPEIRTVQVLLKDADTLSMKTRDSARKIIRTALPGAEGNDTNYIFLHFVVNNLPKGLVGLLIAIIFLASWGSIAAAINSLASTSMVDIYKRMINPACTDEENLRMSKYVTLGWGIFCIAVAQFATNLGSLIEAVNILGSLFYGTILGIFVVAFMMKKIRGNAAFWGAVIAEIGVVAIWLMDVISFLWLNVIGCVFVMLFAWLWQLIAPQKKRLIADQPL
- a CDS encoding response regulator transcription factor; the encoded protein is MQPPIKVAIADDHKIFRSGVINTLTPYENISVVFEAEDGEHLLEIMQQQQPDVILMDLKMPKMDGIQATIKVREKYPHVKVIILTMYEDDNFIVHLVENGANAYLLKNSEPEEIYEAICTTFDKGFYFNENVNLALLKKVLHKNKQQFKPTFKNEVQLSDRELEVLKLICNEFTTQEISEKIFLSPRTVEGLRQKLLEKLNVKNTVGLVLYAFRNGLIE
- a CDS encoding PIG-L family deacetylase, with the protein product MLNIRNFIWLTCVLLSGSFSTFAQTAPAWNAAEIKLQLKKLSTLGSVLYIAAHPDDENTKLLGFLSKESLYRTGYLSLTRGDGGQNLIGNEQAEQLGLIRTQELLAARRIDGAEQFFTRANDFGFSKNQQETFTIWDRKKVLGDVVWVIRNFQPDVIICRFPADSRAGHGHHTASAVLAAEAFEAAADPKQYPEQLTKVKVWQAKRLFWNTFNFGGNNTTSEDQFKMDLGAYNPLLGKGFGEIAAESRSQHKSQGFGVPSSRGTSLEYFETIKGDKPKTSLMEGVKTDWLRLNETGIQELVANTTKSYNPEDPSASIPQLIQIRKKIQALPDGYWKTLKLKETDKLILACAGFWAEAFSTSAEVVPGETMGSNLQLINRSNAAVTLEKIRINGKDTVLQQALAFNKFTTFQKTLTVPAATNISQPYWLQEPHPIGTYMIKDPMMIGYPENIPSLSAIFYLKIEGEVIAVERPFIYKYTDPVKGEIYRPLVIAPPVIASLSNQVFVFTKAEPQAVPVKVHSMKNNVSGNVSLQLPAGFKADKTSIPYNLSGKGDETEVVFHVSPVKVNGQNIVDTMTVAVSTNGQEYTYSMTIIEYDHIPSITIFPAASARLVTVNLKYNGRKLGYIPGAGDKVAESLRQVGYEVSLLGEKEIMQGDLAQFDAIITGVRAYNTQDRLRYWQPRLLDYVKNGGTLLIQYNVSGNLATDQLGPFPFSLSRDRTTNEAAPVKFLLPQDKVFTYPNEIGQRDFDGWVQERGLYFPANVNSEYLKPFEMNDPGERSLDGSTIIANYGKGKYVYTGLAFFRQLPAGVPGAYRLFVNMISK
- the xerD gene encoding site-specific tyrosine recombinase XerD; its protein translation is MWESNIKGFSIYLKTERYLEKNTIEAYVRDIQRLTEYLVAVNKPVSPGSITLDDLQACAQWIASLGMTPASQARIISGIKAFFRFMLSQDMIREDPTQLLEAPKTRRKLPDFLSFNEIESMISQIDLSKPEGHRNKAILEIMYSCGLRVSEVVSLKISQLHFEEEYIRVIGKGDKERLIPIGESAIKYIRLYYNETRKGMLPKKGQEDILFLNRRGSALSRVMIFLIIKELAARADIHKTISPHTFRHSFATHLVENGADLRAVQAMLGHESITTTEIYTHLDRQYLRDTLQHYHPGF